From one Pedobacter faecalis genomic stretch:
- a CDS encoding OmpA family protein: MKSQITKAMMVAALMGATSQVFAQEEDSQTGDRFGKKYFRTWSIGLHGGMLTHYTPFNNRSNGDFSTPYEEWGSGGYIKKQIVPGFGLQADFLAGKVRGARMNAFTGERETFTSRIEWSAALSGNFTIANLSLNQKRNLLSPYLTAGAGYMSSQARTNATGTGAGSTGYEQNWFVPIGAGFKIGVSKGVNIDLGYQVNFVKDNNFDGVASGANDRFSYAHAGIEIALGRKGTSQLQNYSAIAAIREESAAESAELRRALSSAEENARRDKEELMKQLADDDGDGVANKYDKCPGTPANTVVDGAGCPLKAPSQIIREKVVVTEADRRVVDEAIKNLEFDLGKATIRSTSYPTLNKVAELLVQKDFSLKLAGHTDNTGSMALNMRLSKDRAESVKAYLVSQGANASRIEATGYGPNQPIASNKTADGRQKNRRVEFTLY, encoded by the coding sequence ATGAAATCACAAATTACAAAAGCCATGATGGTTGCCGCCCTGATGGGTGCTACATCACAAGTATTCGCTCAGGAAGAAGACTCACAAACAGGGGACAGATTTGGTAAAAAGTATTTCCGTACCTGGTCCATAGGATTGCATGGGGGTATGCTTACCCACTACACGCCATTTAATAACCGCAGTAATGGCGACTTTTCTACGCCTTACGAAGAATGGGGATCCGGCGGTTATATCAAAAAACAGATCGTCCCTGGCTTTGGCTTGCAGGCGGATTTCCTGGCCGGTAAAGTTCGCGGCGCAAGAATGAACGCATTTACAGGTGAGCGTGAAACATTTACATCGCGCATCGAGTGGTCGGCCGCGTTAAGTGGTAACTTTACCATCGCCAATCTTAGTTTAAATCAGAAGCGTAACTTATTGTCGCCTTACCTAACCGCTGGTGCGGGCTATATGTCGTCGCAGGCACGGACAAACGCGACCGGGACTGGAGCCGGCAGTACGGGATATGAGCAAAACTGGTTTGTTCCGATTGGTGCAGGTTTCAAAATTGGCGTCTCTAAAGGGGTAAACATCGATCTTGGATATCAGGTGAACTTTGTTAAGGACAACAATTTTGACGGCGTAGCGAGCGGTGCCAACGACAGGTTCTCTTATGCCCACGCCGGTATCGAGATTGCACTTGGCCGCAAAGGAACCTCTCAGTTGCAGAACTATAGCGCCATTGCTGCTATCCGTGAAGAAAGCGCAGCCGAAAGCGCTGAGCTAAGGAGAGCACTTTCTTCGGCCGAAGAGAATGCCCGCAGAGATAAGGAAGAGTTGATGAAGCAACTGGCCGATGACGATGGTGACGGTGTAGCTAATAAATATGACAAGTGCCCGGGTACACCTGCTAACACCGTGGTAGATGGCGCAGGTTGTCCGCTAAAAGCTCCGTCACAAATCATCAGGGAAAAAGTTGTTGTTACAGAGGCCGACCGTAGGGTTGTTGACGAAGCAATTAAAAACCTTGAATTTGATTTAGGTAAGGCAACAATACGTTCTACGTCGTACCCAACGCTTAACAAGGTGGCTGAATTGCTTGTACAAAAAGACTTTAGCTTGAAGCTGGCCGGACATACAGACAATACCGGTTCAATGGCTTTGAATATGCGTTTGTCGAAAGACCGTGCGGAATCCGTAAAAGCATATCTGGTATCTCAGGGAGCAAATGCTTCAAGAATTGAGGCTACAGGTTACGGACCTAACCAACCCATTGCGTCTAACAAAACCGCGGATGGACGTCAGAAAAACAGAAGGGTAGAATTTACCTTGTACTAA
- a CDS encoding MBL fold metallo-hydrolase, with the protein MKLTIWGAAQQVTGSMHLLQTDDYTILIDCGLDYEKGTLQEENIYFPFDPASVDVVILTHAHIDHSGNLPTLVRMGFEGQILATSPTADLTELLLLDSVNVFLGKQNKASRGRKRNSGPQPLYLQKHVNDTMERFVTIGFNREFRLTDSVSVTFIPVGHLLGAAAVVLCIKENGQEKKIAFTGDIGRKNYPVLVDPEPIPQVDYLVCESTYGGRFHSTDATLQDTLIDTIKEACIKFPGRLIIPAFSIGRTQALVYSLNKIFSQGLLPPVKVFVDSPLANHATEVYRKYPHLLNLESRDFYKRQGDEFEFTELTYIHTLKESTAISNYHEPCIIISSAGMLEGGRIQDHLYYNIQNYYCTILFIGYCAKGTLGDRLLRGDPIVRLRNRDLMVYATIKKTDLLSGHGDHKDLVNTVTQQNPARLKAVFLVHGDRPRMQALMTSLNDLGYHVNLPEKGQTFEL; encoded by the coding sequence ATGAAATTGACCATTTGGGGAGCTGCGCAACAGGTCACCGGCAGTATGCATTTACTGCAGACTGATGATTATACCATACTGATTGACTGTGGCCTCGATTATGAAAAGGGCACTTTACAGGAGGAGAATATTTATTTTCCTTTTGACCCGGCTTCGGTTGATGTCGTGATCCTTACTCATGCCCATATAGATCATTCTGGCAACTTGCCCACTCTGGTCAGGATGGGTTTTGAAGGACAGATTTTAGCCACGTCCCCTACTGCCGACCTGACTGAGCTGTTACTTCTTGATTCAGTAAACGTCTTTCTCGGCAAGCAAAACAAGGCGAGCCGCGGCCGCAAAAGGAATTCCGGTCCGCAGCCCTTATATCTCCAGAAGCATGTGAACGACACCATGGAACGCTTCGTTACCATAGGATTTAATAGAGAGTTTAGGCTCACGGACAGCGTATCGGTGACGTTTATACCTGTCGGACACCTGCTTGGTGCCGCCGCGGTGGTACTCTGCATAAAGGAAAATGGACAGGAGAAGAAAATCGCTTTTACAGGCGATATTGGGCGTAAGAACTACCCGGTTCTGGTAGATCCGGAGCCAATACCACAGGTGGATTATCTTGTTTGCGAGTCTACCTACGGCGGCAGGTTCCATAGCACCGACGCTACGCTTCAGGATACGCTGATCGATACGATCAAGGAGGCGTGTATCAAATTCCCCGGCCGGCTTATCATTCCCGCGTTTAGTATAGGACGAACACAGGCCTTGGTCTACTCGTTAAACAAGATCTTTAGTCAGGGGTTACTTCCGCCGGTGAAAGTTTTCGTGGATAGCCCCCTGGCTAATCATGCCACCGAGGTTTACCGAAAATACCCGCATTTGCTGAACTTGGAGTCCCGCGATTTCTATAAGAGACAGGGCGACGAGTTTGAGTTCACGGAACTCACTTATATCCATACGCTCAAAGAGAGCACTGCCATCTCCAACTATCATGAGCCTTGCATTATTATCTCGTCGGCGGGCATGCTTGAAGGGGGCCGGATACAGGATCACTTGTACTATAATATACAAAACTATTATTGCACGATACTTTTTATAGGCTATTGCGCTAAGGGAACGCTTGGCGACAGGCTCTTGCGTGGCGACCCGATCGTAAGACTGAGAAATCGTGATCTGATGGTCTACGCCACCATTAAAAAGACAGATCTTTTGAGCGGACACGGAGATCATAAAGATCTGGTGAATACGGTAACTCAGCAAAATCCTGCGCGCTTGAAGGCTGTGTTTTTGGTGCACGGAGATCGACCCCGCATGCAGGCACTTATGACCAGTCTTAACGATCTTGGCTACCATGTTAACTTACCTGAAAAAGGTCAGACCTTTGAGTTATAA
- a CDS encoding SDR family oxidoreductase yields the protein MKKNSISILGSGWYGTALGKSLADEGWLVKGSTTRPDKMEHLKSLGINPFLLSFEPSSSAFDPAFFDSSILVICIPPGRATGNQDSYLPKIRNILKAASLGSVTRIILISSTSVYGDLNTSLNEDNPPSPVTASAKALLDAETAVMQVVTRQTTIIRFGGLVGPGRDPGRFFAGKTSISNGLAPVNLIHLDDCVGITRAVIEQEVWDLRLNAVAPHHPTRADFYTLAARKSGLPPPRFIAELCDWKIVTSKHIPDKLNYSFKISDWNNWLIQD from the coding sequence ATGAAAAAAAACTCGATTAGTATACTGGGAAGCGGCTGGTACGGCACCGCACTGGGCAAAAGTCTGGCCGATGAGGGCTGGCTGGTGAAGGGGTCTACGACCAGACCGGATAAGATGGAACATCTTAAAAGCCTCGGTATAAATCCTTTTCTACTAAGTTTCGAACCGTCATCGTCGGCGTTCGACCCAGCATTTTTTGATAGCAGTATTCTTGTGATATGCATTCCGCCCGGACGCGCAACGGGCAATCAGGATTCTTATCTTCCTAAAATCAGGAACATATTAAAAGCAGCATCCCTCGGGTCGGTAACGCGTATAATACTGATCAGTTCAACATCCGTTTATGGCGATTTGAATACCAGTCTTAACGAAGATAATCCGCCTTCGCCCGTTACGGCTTCCGCGAAAGCACTTCTTGATGCGGAAACGGCGGTCATGCAGGTCGTGACTAGACAAACCACCATTATTCGTTTCGGCGGATTAGTTGGTCCAGGCCGCGATCCGGGGCGCTTCTTTGCCGGGAAAACAAGCATCAGTAACGGCCTCGCGCCGGTGAATCTGATCCACCTTGACGATTGCGTAGGGATTACCAGGGCAGTTATCGAGCAGGAAGTATGGGATCTTCGCCTGAACGCAGTAGCACCTCATCACCCTACCAGAGCTGACTTCTATACGCTGGCCGCACGGAAGTCGGGCTTGCCACCGCCTCGGTTCATAGCGGAACTGTGCGATTGGAAAATAGTGACCAGCAAGCACATACCCGATAAACTGAATTATAGCTTCAAAATCTCTGACTGGAACAACTGGCTAATACAGGATTAA